The following are encoded in a window of Streptomyces sp. SAT1 genomic DNA:
- a CDS encoding L,D-transpeptidase family protein → MRSGGIRKVAAGVAAAGALAGVFGCTPAEEGSSAGAGGQHRPPVHIEVPSTRPAGGGAGGQGGHRSGGDSGGKARASDGKPKATTGSTGSTGATGSGGSAGSGGKTRPVPAPAPRTDAPVLWSRGDSGLAVRRLQARLRQVGWLAEGPTGTYGDATEQAVRGFQGKRGLPVTGRADTVTWQRLRAMTHEPGQWELYLMGGQPAGAPDARCLTGRVLCIDKTTRTLRWMIDGRTVSTMAVRFGTEATPTRDGVFKVYWKSRHHVSTIYHSPMPYAMFFSGGQAVHYSSDFAARGYAGGSHGCVNVRDEAAIAQLFAQVKEGDKVVVHW, encoded by the coding sequence ATGCGCAGCGGGGGCATCAGGAAGGTGGCGGCGGGCGTGGCCGCGGCCGGGGCGCTGGCCGGGGTGTTCGGCTGCACGCCGGCCGAGGAGGGCTCCAGCGCGGGCGCGGGCGGACAGCACCGCCCGCCCGTGCACATCGAGGTCCCGTCCACCCGGCCCGCCGGCGGCGGCGCGGGCGGCCAGGGCGGCCACCGGAGCGGCGGCGACAGCGGCGGGAAGGCCCGCGCGTCCGACGGCAAGCCCAAGGCCACGACCGGCTCCACCGGGTCCACGGGCGCCACCGGGTCGGGCGGGTCGGCGGGTTCCGGCGGGAAGACGCGGCCGGTTCCGGCCCCCGCCCCGCGGACCGACGCTCCCGTCCTGTGGTCGCGCGGCGACAGCGGCCTCGCCGTACGCAGGCTCCAGGCGCGGCTGCGCCAGGTCGGCTGGCTCGCCGAGGGACCCACCGGGACGTACGGCGACGCCACGGAGCAGGCCGTGCGCGGCTTCCAGGGCAAGCGCGGACTGCCGGTCACCGGCCGCGCCGACACCGTCACCTGGCAGCGGCTGCGGGCGATGACGCACGAGCCGGGGCAGTGGGAGCTGTATCTGATGGGCGGCCAGCCGGCCGGGGCGCCGGACGCGCGCTGTCTGACCGGCCGGGTGCTGTGCATCGACAAGACGACCAGGACGCTGCGCTGGATGATCGACGGGCGCACGGTGTCGACGATGGCGGTGCGGTTCGGCACCGAGGCCACGCCCACCCGGGACGGTGTGTTCAAGGTCTACTGGAAGTCACGCCACCATGTGTCGACGATCTACCACTCCCCCATGCCGTACGCGATGTTCTTCAGCGGCGGGCAGGCGGTGCACTACTCGTCGGACTTCGCGGCCCGGGGCTACGCCGGCGGTTCGCAC